From Micromonospora nigra, one genomic window encodes:
- a CDS encoding type I polyketide synthase — protein MDRRIAVIGMAVRLPGAEDAVDLSWMLRNDSVEVDEVPAGRWARGLYLGDGDHQGTHHRGGFLQDPFSFDHEAFGLSADEAVLLDPQQRMMLEVGARALEDAGYLARDRRQDIGVFVGARMNSYGFDHGRGLTPTPPTDTDRPTPAALWGRSQNFIAAWLSDRFDLSGPSLVVDTACSSSLTAVWLACQSLAAGACSTAVVGAVDLLIDPLTFVLLSRNGALSPEGLCKTFDERANGYVPGEGAAALVLKPMAAAVADGDLILGAITEAVVNNDGRTMGVTTPSLDAQIELMTKAYDRVDPGTVQYVEAHGTGTAIGDPIEVRALTEVFAQRGVVPGSVALGSVKRRIGHLHSAAGLAGLAKIITCLREGLLPGTPVEAPNPRLKLDRSPFYLPADARAWPAAPVRRAAVSGFGFGGTNGHVVAEAVPVAADPTGPAELVPQVLPLSADSPDGLRELVAQWVEFLPSAADRLGDVCATARLARPHRAARIAVAGHDADALVTALRARLLRAAPADATRSRPVPAAIRPVDAPRPPAWLLAVDRSTPAVREIVTRFEDAVGCQLVDFSGRLVGICSGIALTVALRERGVPETAVRLPEAWAPLLDFAYGRVPLEQALAAVVGADEGAPAEDLAGAVDVCDRLAGVTDVPAVAGVLASIVAELHESGQDIDWSRFQGDVAWTKQLLPVAQLRGTSLDLREPMRSPEPGGPVMLDSDDGAAGYVFSRLFGPGEVPIAQHSVYRTAMLPGVGWFDFLRRGVEARGDRFHGVRDLLFHRPLIPDGARRVVCRVDGDALFTVEDTDGAFVTGRFIRDAEPAPAPVPVTALLETCSRIHSGSGVYRWLRRIGYHHGRYYRNISWVASLAGGGTLARIEGGRQRAMNPADVSLFPGLLDSVTIAAIDPDNPVFGTDDASAFIPLSVDRVGVFGSLDDAAFVRTTVAFWNEEACRVTQVVTDASGNVLFVFGDISSKRVPARAFEGKRTVEVQSSAGPDLPAVPVPPVDRVVPPADLVVPPADRVVPAADLMVPAVDRAVPPAVTADAPPSRTGEAAAPADRPAPAARTAPAVPVLTWFLAEAGISDDHADTEFLSAGLDSISLVGLSDRLSREHGLSLYPTVFFEYPTPRSFADHLAREEPEFVATLTWPSGSPAGEAAEAAATVSPARSADPEAPPGSAATADPVTPPEPAGPTRPAGAATENGGPVTTRTGGREPGPEVARTDAPVATATADAPNPESSPRDIAIVGAAVRVPTAGSLDEFWSLLMEGRDTVGPVPAQRWSQPDHDGTQASFLEQVDQFDPAPFRISAREAPLIDPQARIVYETIWQALEDAGRLGDRGAGSRTGLWIAYSHDHYHEERARHGVSSGRGLGLEAMIPNRLSHLMDWQGPSLVVNTLCSSSLVALHSAVQHLRSGDIDTAVIGGVHAAISPEYFQSMRDLRALSPRHRCRAFDASADGFVPGEGAVAVVLRRSADAVRDGDRVRAVVKGVAVNHGGRTTRYSAPSPKGQAEVVGAALRDAGVDPVGIQMVEAHGTGTGLGDPIEVEGLSRAWRVFTDRVQFCGIGSLKSNVGHLEPAAGLAGVVKVVLALENGVIPPTLHVVRPNDHIRFEESPFFVVDRPVLWPRGGRVRRGAVSAFGMGGVNAHVVVEEAPVVGRAPVVGQDSFVVRVSAASEDAVRVLAGAYADRLVGVSGAQVGDVAFTANVGRAVHRFRVAVAGADGDELAAGLRRVASGDRPIGRLAGRGPVTGFLFTGQGSQYPGMGAGLYAAEPVFREAIDECAGLLGSLDGWSLPGLLCDAPAQVLGQTGFAQVAIVAVQVGLVRLLGSWGVGPQVVAGHSVGELTAAWAAGVCDLPELMRLTRARAQAMQAQPSGGAMAVVNADVDVVHRLLVEHPGVEVAAYNGPSNVTVAGGVEAVDGFCRAVGRGQRLTVSHAFHSEAMSAAVPVFAEAVAGGVLRAPGMPFASTITGGWHTGESVTDPRVWAEGIRRPVRYAEAVRLVREGGAEVFWEIGPHPVLVPISRQVLPEAGLTWLHTLRRGHTDQRQLHDNLVDYYNQGHTDLTWPALHHQRGHRTTTIPTYPFERERFWISPEPTGVDPVPAPAAQETGPPAHQFHHRPASHPGMLLKKGRV, from the coding sequence ATGGACCGCCGGATCGCAGTGATCGGCATGGCCGTGCGGCTGCCTGGCGCCGAAGACGCGGTCGACCTGAGCTGGATGCTCCGCAACGACTCGGTCGAGGTCGACGAGGTGCCGGCCGGCCGTTGGGCCCGCGGGCTGTACCTCGGCGACGGTGACCACCAGGGCACCCACCACCGTGGCGGGTTCCTCCAGGACCCGTTCTCCTTCGACCACGAGGCGTTCGGGCTGAGCGCCGACGAGGCCGTCCTGCTCGACCCGCAGCAGCGGATGATGCTGGAGGTCGGCGCCCGCGCCCTGGAGGACGCCGGCTACCTGGCCCGCGACCGCAGGCAGGACATCGGCGTGTTCGTCGGTGCCCGGATGAACTCCTACGGCTTCGACCACGGCCGAGGGCTGACGCCCACCCCGCCGACCGACACGGACCGGCCGACGCCGGCCGCCCTCTGGGGACGGTCGCAGAACTTCATCGCGGCGTGGCTGTCGGACCGGTTCGACCTGTCCGGTCCGAGCCTCGTGGTGGACACCGCCTGCTCGTCGTCGTTGACCGCGGTCTGGCTGGCCTGCCAGAGCCTGGCCGCGGGGGCCTGCTCGACGGCGGTGGTGGGCGCGGTCGACCTGCTGATCGACCCGCTGACCTTCGTCCTGCTCTCCCGTAACGGGGCGCTGTCGCCGGAGGGCCTGTGCAAGACCTTCGACGAGCGGGCCAACGGCTACGTACCCGGTGAGGGCGCGGCGGCGCTGGTGCTCAAGCCGATGGCCGCGGCCGTCGCTGACGGCGACCTGATCCTGGGCGCGATCACCGAGGCCGTGGTGAACAACGACGGCCGCACGATGGGGGTGACCACGCCCAGCCTCGACGCCCAGATCGAGCTGATGACCAAGGCGTACGACAGGGTCGATCCCGGCACCGTCCAGTACGTCGAGGCGCACGGCACCGGCACCGCGATCGGTGACCCGATCGAGGTGCGTGCCCTGACCGAGGTCTTCGCCCAGCGGGGCGTCGTGCCCGGCTCGGTGGCGCTCGGGTCCGTCAAACGCCGCATCGGGCACCTGCACTCCGCCGCGGGCCTCGCGGGTCTCGCGAAGATCATCACCTGTCTGCGGGAGGGGCTGCTCCCCGGCACTCCGGTCGAGGCGCCCAACCCCCGGCTCAAGCTCGACCGGAGCCCCTTCTACCTGCCGGCCGACGCCCGTGCGTGGCCGGCGGCGCCGGTGCGGCGGGCCGCGGTGAGCGGGTTCGGCTTCGGCGGCACCAACGGACACGTCGTAGCCGAGGCGGTGCCGGTGGCGGCCGACCCGACCGGCCCGGCGGAGCTGGTCCCGCAGGTGCTGCCGCTCTCCGCGGACAGCCCGGACGGGCTGCGGGAACTCGTCGCCCAGTGGGTGGAGTTCCTGCCGTCGGCTGCGGACCGGCTCGGCGACGTCTGCGCCACGGCCCGCCTGGCACGACCCCACCGTGCCGCCCGGATCGCGGTGGCCGGCCACGACGCCGACGCGCTCGTGACGGCCCTGCGGGCCAGGCTGCTCCGCGCCGCCCCCGCCGACGCGACCCGGTCCCGCCCGGTGCCGGCCGCGATCCGTCCCGTTGACGCCCCCCGCCCGCCCGCATGGCTGTTGGCCGTCGACCGGTCGACCCCGGCGGTCCGGGAGATCGTGACCCGGTTCGAGGACGCGGTCGGCTGCCAACTCGTGGACTTCTCCGGCCGGCTGGTCGGCATCTGCTCCGGCATCGCCCTGACCGTGGCCCTGCGGGAACGCGGTGTGCCCGAAACCGCCGTGCGGCTACCCGAAGCGTGGGCGCCGCTGCTCGACTTCGCGTACGGACGGGTGCCCCTGGAGCAGGCACTCGCCGCCGTCGTCGGTGCCGACGAGGGAGCGCCGGCCGAGGACCTCGCCGGTGCGGTGGACGTCTGCGACCGGCTGGCCGGCGTCACCGACGTACCGGCGGTGGCGGGTGTCCTCGCCTCGATCGTCGCCGAGCTGCACGAATCCGGGCAGGACATCGACTGGAGTCGCTTCCAGGGCGACGTGGCCTGGACGAAGCAGCTGCTGCCGGTGGCCCAGCTACGTGGTACCTCGCTGGACCTGCGGGAGCCGATGCGCTCGCCGGAGCCCGGGGGACCGGTGATGCTGGACTCCGACGACGGCGCCGCCGGTTACGTCTTCTCCCGCCTGTTCGGGCCGGGCGAGGTGCCCATCGCCCAGCACTCCGTGTACCGCACCGCCATGCTGCCCGGAGTGGGGTGGTTCGACTTCCTGCGCCGCGGCGTCGAGGCGCGCGGCGACCGGTTCCACGGCGTACGAGACCTGCTGTTCCACCGTCCGCTGATCCCCGACGGCGCGCGCCGGGTGGTGTGCCGGGTCGACGGCGACGCATTGTTCACCGTCGAGGACACCGACGGCGCGTTCGTGACCGGCCGGTTCATCCGCGACGCCGAACCCGCGCCGGCACCGGTGCCGGTGACCGCCCTGCTGGAGACCTGCTCCCGAATCCACTCCGGGTCGGGTGTCTACCGGTGGTTGCGCCGCATCGGCTACCACCACGGTCGCTACTACCGCAACATCTCCTGGGTGGCGAGTCTGGCCGGTGGCGGCACGCTCGCCCGGATCGAGGGCGGCCGGCAGCGGGCGATGAACCCGGCGGACGTCAGCCTCTTCCCGGGCCTGCTGGACAGCGTGACCATCGCCGCGATCGACCCCGACAACCCGGTCTTCGGCACCGACGACGCGTCCGCGTTCATTCCGCTGTCGGTGGATCGGGTCGGGGTCTTCGGGTCCCTGGACGACGCGGCGTTCGTGCGGACCACCGTCGCGTTCTGGAACGAGGAGGCCTGCCGGGTCACCCAGGTGGTCACCGACGCCTCCGGGAACGTGCTGTTCGTCTTCGGGGACATCTCCTCGAAGCGGGTGCCGGCACGGGCCTTCGAGGGCAAGCGGACCGTCGAGGTGCAGTCCTCGGCGGGGCCTGACCTCCCGGCCGTGCCGGTGCCGCCCGTCGACCGCGTGGTGCCGCCCGCCGATCTCGTGGTGCCGCCCGCCGACCGCGTGGTGCCGGCCGCCGATCTCATGGTGCCGGCCGTCGACCGTGCGGTGCCGCCCGCCGTGACCGCCGATGCGCCCCCGTCCCGCACCGGGGAGGCGGCGGCACCGGCCGATCGGCCGGCACCGGCGGCCCGTACCGCGCCCGCCGTGCCGGTGCTCACCTGGTTCCTGGCCGAGGCGGGCATCAGTGACGACCATGCCGACACCGAGTTCCTCTCCGCCGGGCTGGACTCGATCAGCCTGGTCGGACTGAGTGACCGGCTTTCCCGGGAGCACGGGCTCTCGCTGTACCCGACGGTGTTCTTCGAGTACCCCACCCCGCGCAGCTTCGCCGACCATCTCGCCCGGGAGGAGCCCGAGTTCGTCGCCACGCTGACCTGGCCGTCCGGGTCACCCGCCGGAGAGGCCGCGGAGGCTGCCGCGACGGTGTCACCGGCGCGGAGCGCGGACCCGGAGGCGCCGCCCGGATCGGCGGCGACCGCCGATCCGGTGACGCCGCCGGAACCGGCGGGTCCGACGAGGCCGGCCGGTGCGGCGACCGAGAACGGTGGGCCGGTGACGACGCGGACCGGCGGCCGGGAGCCGGGACCCGAGGTGGCCCGGACCGATGCACCGGTGGCGACCGCCACCGCCGACGCCCCGAACCCCGAGTCATCCCCGCGTGACATCGCCATCGTCGGTGCCGCCGTGCGGGTGCCGACCGCCGGCAGTCTCGACGAGTTCTGGTCGCTGCTGATGGAGGGACGCGACACCGTCGGTCCGGTGCCCGCACAGCGGTGGAGCCAGCCGGACCACGATGGTACGCAGGCGTCCTTCCTGGAGCAGGTCGACCAGTTCGACCCCGCGCCGTTCCGGATCTCCGCGCGGGAGGCGCCGCTGATCGACCCCCAGGCCCGGATCGTGTACGAGACGATCTGGCAGGCCCTGGAGGACGCCGGCCGTCTCGGTGACCGGGGCGCCGGCAGCCGCACCGGCCTCTGGATCGCCTACAGCCACGACCACTACCACGAGGAGCGGGCCCGCCACGGCGTCTCCTCCGGGCGGGGCCTCGGCCTGGAGGCGATGATCCCGAACCGGCTGTCGCACCTGATGGACTGGCAGGGGCCGAGCCTGGTGGTGAACACCCTGTGCTCCTCGTCGCTGGTCGCCCTGCACTCGGCGGTACAACACCTGCGCTCGGGTGACATCGACACGGCGGTGATCGGTGGCGTGCACGCCGCCATCAGCCCCGAGTACTTCCAGTCGATGCGGGATCTGCGGGCCTTGTCCCCCCGTCACCGGTGCCGTGCCTTCGACGCGTCGGCGGACGGCTTCGTGCCCGGGGAGGGGGCCGTTGCGGTGGTCCTGCGGCGCAGTGCCGACGCGGTCCGTGACGGCGATCGGGTTCGGGCGGTGGTGAAGGGCGTCGCGGTCAACCACGGCGGGCGTACCACTCGCTACTCGGCCCCGAGCCCGAAGGGCCAGGCGGAGGTTGTGGGTGCGGCGTTGCGGGATGCGGGTGTGGATCCGGTGGGGATTCAGATGGTGGAGGCGCATGGGACGGGGACGGGTTTGGGGGATCCGATTGAGGTGGAGGGGTTGTCTCGGGCGTGGCGGGTGTTCACGGATCGGGTGCAGTTTTGTGGGATTGGTTCGTTGAAGTCGAATGTGGGTCATTTGGAGCCGGCTGCGGGTTTGGCTGGTGTGGTGAAGGTGGTGTTGGCGTTGGAGAACGGGGTGATTCCTCCGACGTTGCATGTGGTGCGGCCGAATGATCATATTCGGTTTGAGGAGTCGCCGTTCTTTGTGGTGGATCGGCCGGTGTTGTGGCCTCGGGGTGGGCGGGTTCGTCGGGGTGCGGTGTCGGCGTTTGGTATGGGTGGGGTTAATGCCCATGTGGTGGTGGAGGAGGCGCCGGTGGTGGGGCGGGCGCCGGTGGTGGGGCAGGACAGTTTTGTGGTGCGGGTGTCCGCGGCGTCGGAGGATGCGGTGCGGGTGTTGGCGGGGGCTTATGCGGATCGGTTGGTGGGGGTGTCGGGGGCGCAGGTGGGGGATGTGGCGTTCACGGCGAATGTGGGTCGGGCGGTGCATCGGTTCCGGGTTGCGGTGGCGGGTGCTGATGGTGATGAGTTGGCTGCGGGGTTGCGGCGGGTGGCGTCGGGGGATCGGCCGATTGGTCGGTTGGCCGGTCGGGGGCCGGTGACGGGGTTCTTGTTCACGGGGCAGGGTTCGCAGTATCCGGGGATGGGTGCGGGGTTGTATGCCGCGGAGCCGGTGTTCCGTGAGGCTATTGATGAGTGTGCGGGTTTGTTGGGTTCGTTGGATGGGTGGTCGTTGCCGGGGTTGTTGTGTGATGCGCCGGCGCAGGTGTTGGGGCAGACCGGGTTTGCGCAGGTGGCGATTGTTGCGGTGCAGGTCGGGTTGGTGCGGTTGTTGGGGTCGTGGGGTGTGGGTCCGCAGGTGGTGGCGGGTCACAGTGTGGGGGAGTTGACGGCGGCGTGGGCGGCGGGGGTGTGTGACCTGCCGGAGTTGATGCGGTTGACGCGGGCGCGGGCGCAGGCGATGCAGGCGCAGCCGTCGGGTGGGGCGATGGCGGTGGTGAATGCCGATGTTGATGTGGTGCATCGGTTGTTGGTGGAGCATCCGGGGGTGGAGGTCGCGGCTTACAACGGGCCGTCGAATGTGACGGTTGCCGGTGGGGTCGAGGCGGTGGACGGGTTCTGTCGGGCGGTGGGGCGTGGGCAGCGGTTGACGGTCAGTCACGCGTTTCATTCGGAGGCGATGAGTGCGGCGGTGCCGGTGTTCGCGGAGGCGGTGGCCGGTGGTGTGTTGCGGGCGCCGGGGATGCCGTTCGCGTCGACGATCACGGGTGGTTGGCACACCGGGGAGTCGGTGACTGATCCGCGGGTGTGGGCCGAGGGGATCCGTCGGCCGGTGCGGTATGCCGAGGCGGTGCGGTTGGTGCGTGAGGGTGGTGCGGAGGTGTTCTGGGAGATCGGTCCGCATCCGGTCCTGGTCCCGATCAGTCGTCAGGTTCTTCCCGAGGCGGGTCTGACCTGGCTGCACACCCTGCGTCGGGGTCACACCGACCAGCGTCAACTCCACGACAACCTCGTCGACTACTACAACCAGGGCCACACCGACCTGACCTGGCCCGCTCTGCACCACCAACGCGGGCACCGCACCACCACCATCCCCACCTACCCCTTCGAACGGGAGCGGTTCTGGATCTCGCCGGAACCGACCGGAGTCGATCCGGTGCCTGCTCCCGCGGCCCAGGAGACCGGGCCGCCCGCGCACCAGTTCCACCACCGTCCGGCGTCCCACCCCGGGATGCTGCTGAAGAAAGGTCGAGTGTGA